One Magnolia sinica isolate HGM2019 chromosome 2, MsV1, whole genome shotgun sequence genomic window, CATAGCTACTTTTTGAGTTAAAGTTGATTTCCAATCGAGGGTGCCAAACactataagggcccgtttggccaactgCATTAAGTGGGATTAAGgcggatggaattgtaaaagtaacaataaatgcatgtgtaaggtttTGCCCTTGGATTGGGTGTATaccatgttttctaatactatgTTTTGAACGTATGCATTAATAAGTAAATCATGGGATTTAATTTCAAATTATActtggataaaggaaaaattcatcaTTCATGGGATTTGTAATCCCATTTCACACTTtctaacacaaggctcattttctaaagcctataaagttaattttaatccaaTCTCACACTCCTTCTAAACATGtcattctcaatttcaaattATTTATTGCTATAAGACAATAATTTGTGAAGAGTCGTATTCACCCCCCTGTAGGGGGCGTTTAgcacatggtattagatgggattaggtgggatggaattgcatttggtcccatgccaattccactcaatgtttgggaagaatagaAAAGCTTGAAATTAGATTAGATGAAATTGCATTTCGttccatgccaattccactcaatattTGGGAAGAatagaaaagcttggaattagattagatggaattgcatttggtcccctaTGCCAACTTCACTCACTGTTAGcaagttatgtaggtcccaccatgatgtgtgggctatatccacaccgtccacccattttttgagatcattttagagtatgggccaaaaaatcaagtagatctaaagctcaagtgcaccccaccacagaaagcagcaaggattgaacacctaccattgagaacttctgtggggccacataagttttggatatgcctcatttttaggcccatgccatgaaatgaggtTACAcaacagatgaacagtttggatataacacatatgtgttattctcaataatttcaaatgatgataGGTATATCTATTTAATGTACAGTGAATCAAAGAGTGAATACCACCGTATTataaaaatatcatgaaattaggCTTATTCCATGGTAACAGGAACAATCCCtgtcatatgtaataattatatttttttgaatCTTATCCCACTTGATCCTTCTctataccatgcgccaaacactccCTGGGGATTctaaatccatgctcccaaacaggccctaatactCTTTTACTGATGGTCCATTTTCAAGGGTCTAAAATCATTTGTACAATTGGACACCATAGATGGAGGACGTATCATTAGAAAAGCTTTAAGTGGACAGTTTCAAAAAATTGATCATTTCACTCTTCCCCTTACAGGCCGCTCTTGCTCGGCAAACCCAAAtaagacgcggattagctactgacaggttgagtagtgagactggttactcaagtgacgtcaccaagttttgtgggtcacaccatgatgtatattttatatctacactgtctatccatttggagagatcatattagcgcgtgatccaaaaaatgaatcagatccaaagctagagacaaccccaccacaaaaaaacagtggggagagtgacgcctaccattaaaaagttctaaagaCCATAAAAGTTcacgatcaagctaatattttgtgttttcccttctgtCATGTCTtatttaacacatgaacaggtgggatctcaaataaacataatggtggaccttggaaaggtttcaacggtggactgtcatcactgttttctgtggtggggtccactccagccttggatctgccttgttcttcggaccatgccctaaaatgatctctacagatGTATGGACTGTGgggatacagcacatacatcatggtggttggagcccacagaagttggtgacgtcacttcagtagccagtctcgctactcaacctgtcagtatccaatccgcgtccgaagCAGTGGTCCCACCGACCCCACCCATGCACGCCACTTGATTTCAGTTTCCAACTAAAACGTGACAAGAGGTGCTGACGAAGATGATGCATGGGTTTTGGGTTTTTGCAAGTGGTGCCTAACATCCGGTATATAGATACAAATTGTCCATGTCCCGCCCCATCAAAGATCTCTTTGACCAACCGTCTTAGAATTTTTTTATGGGGAGAAATGCTAAATgcgtccacattcaactaaaaatgGGATCTGATGCTGGTCTGCTTGGATATTCCAAAACCACTAGCTTTTGGGTAGTAGTCCATCCAAGTTGAACTCAACTAAGTAATCAATCATCGGTAGCGAATTAGGTgcagccccggcctcacccaagaaggtgcagcccttaccatggcccaccttaatgtatttattctatatccatgccatccattcattcttACCTATCATTtctgggcatgagctaaaaaatgaaaaagatccaggtggaccatgctataagaagatgtggtgattgaatgtcctatcattaaaaactgcATGAGGCCCACGGTAATATTTCCgcttgataaggtcacgtaaacctgaatgaaggagaaaaacaaatagtttaatccaaaacttccttgTTCCATTAAaggccaatcaccactgtttcctatggtacggtacacctgagaattggatttgtttcatttttgagcatatgccataaaattatctagcaaAACTGTTGgcaacatggatataaaatacatatcaatgtgggcctcacggATGGCACTATCTTGAATGAGACGGACCAGCGTTACCCACTGACGGCCTCAGTAGCTAGAGTCGCTAAAGTAGCATCCTGaggtgatatatgtgttgtattcacaatGTTCATTCATTTCAAGATATTATTTCAGGTCATCAGCCcaaaaaaataaggtacatcCAGAACTAAAGTAGACTCCAGcatataaaacagtggggattgattgTTGAAAATCGgtggtttaaaaaatttaaaaaaaaatgaaaattcaaatttttcaaaattttgggattttcccacgaaaatactttttgaatttttaaattaaaaagtgcggtgtgtgtgctttgtctcacatcgaaaatgcaaagaaaagttttgtggtttatatgagatgttgagaagggtattcttacttggagctttttggataagatgaaacacgggttgcgtgttccagCACTGGAATACATGCGCGCGCTCGGACTCGGGCTCGAGGGGGtgggcgtgggcagtgtggctgtaatGGTGTTAGatgacgcactttgcacttcgcatcgTGTCACAGAGTGGTCGCTCTCTCGCGACCTTACGTGAACCGGCGCGACCTCGGTGCGATGGGtttggtcagagccttagggcggtgtggatttGAAATGTTGGAAATAAGCCTGGGTTTTATaagtgactgagaacggtcggatcttaaatccgaaatgTCCAACCGTTTCTTaaacggatagctaccttaaaagctacaacggtccgaaaacggacggaccaggatgatccaacggtccgatctacagatctaatgaccagaaacgtctgagattaatggacaacggccagaaacgtttttcaaacgttctggaccattgaataccacacagcaacagGTCTAAACCTGatacctatataaactggaccattccagtccgatttcatcatctcaacacgccatctccccatcaaatcagatacagtccatagcttcatactagaatactgttatcatctccatagtctaagtctgccagaataaatctactgcgttaaaattgttccatagtggacctatcgtgattgctacacgctggatccagataaggtttgtcttatcctggaagcaattcgcctgtaacccatcagcagttgataagggggcgaatcacgctttaaggacaacgtattttatacgtgattcagcctagtgataatttttatttattctattatttattttcggtgtatccaaaagaagTTTTTTCTAACATTGAGTCCCTATTGTAGATGCAGTTTCTGGCTCACCTCCTTTACTACTCTCAAACACCTGCATAGGAAGAGGACAAAGGATACCTTGGCTAATGCAGGGGAccatccgatgccaaagtcaggcttaAAATCTGGGTCTAATAGTTTGGTAAGGGTTCAAGGGTGAGAATATGTGTGTACCTTAAAAGGCGTCTCCTATTTATAGAGGAGATATGATCCCATGGTTTCAAAATCCTTCCCTGGAGGGGATTGATCGTTATCCAAGATAATCCTAAGATTTTAGATCTCTCAAATTTCCAGGATCAGAGGTTATCTTCCGAGGATCTCGAAAGACGGATCTTCAAGATCAAGCCAAGTTCTTGGCTCGGCTTTGGGTCGGACATGGTGGCGAGTGTCCAGATGGGAACAATTGACGGTGTTTGGTTCGACATATCAGGATTTACCTCTCGATCGTCGACTGATTCTGTAGCGTCAATATATCCAGATAGCTCATGCTTGCTAATTCATGCACCGACCGTATTATGGTCGACCAATGATGACCGACCCTTAATCGGCTATTAACTGAGGTACGGTCGATCCGTAATCGACCTATCGCTGTTTGATGGCCAACCTAGAGGCTGGGTCGAACTAGGGTCGGGCCAAGGTCTAGTCGGTCTATACCCGATCTATAACCGACCTATGGATTGAGTCAATATTATGTGGCCTCTGAGGGGCTCTTTAATTGTTCTTAAAGGTGCATCGACCTTCTTGGAGGTCTCGCCTTTTAGCTTTCTGGACATGTGGGCCTCGATTAGGCTCGGTGCCTGAAGGGTCTGGGCCATGTCAGTAGAGTTGATCCATTCAATAAGCCGACTTATTGACTTGTTAGAATTTTCCCTTAacacttatcattgaaaacttttcggGCGATGAgagtttttgattaagctgatatttgtgatatttgtgtttccctttgtccatatgtctgtgtgaacttatgaattggttaaatctcaaataaacaccatggtgggccttaagaagctttcaatggtggggttattgttcccattattttctatggtggggcctacttaagctttggatctgcctcattctttgtctcctAATCTAAAAGGATCTCTCcatatgaatggacggtatggatacaaagcatacatcagggccacaaaacttggtgacgtcacttcagtaagtACGTAGCTAAAGCTAATCCGTGTCGGGATGAGACTGGCCTAACTAATCCGCTTGCCCAATCATCCAGGTTAGTTACATGGTGTTTGAATTTAAAATGGACGTATCCATGGAAAGGTGATACAATTCTCCCTTTTAAAACCGTTTAGTGTCACGCCGATTGAGAAAGGGAACAGAGATGCACGGCAATAGGTGCATATAGGTAATGGACCCGATGTTTGAAAATGGACGGTGCTGACCTGACCATACGTAGTCATGCAGTGCAAAATTGTGCCTATAAACTCTTTaagttcatgtggtgtggcccatgcaaGTCTTGTTATATTTTGATTTTCATAAATTCATCACTCCTCACATGGCACTTATGCAAGGAGCAAAAAATAACCTTATTTTTTTGGCACAACGTTCAAATTTTTTAAGCCATAGTGCAACTAGAATTGAACTAGGGTTTACCTCGAAGTTTTATTACCTTTATGTTGATTGAGAGTAACTGTGATATGATTATACATATAACACTTATGCCACGTGTCGCTCATGTGGAAACAATATTATACCGTTGGAtgactttttctttttaaaaggaACATAAATAACTTTCACAGGACAAATGGTCATGTCCTTTTATGAAATAATGTTGTTTGTTGTAAATGGGTGTGGATTTTTTGAAGAGGCACATTGATATCTCTTTAGGAAGAACTCCGTGACCATTCAATTGTTATAAATTCTGGATACGATAATCCAAAAATATTATTATATTCTCTCCGTTTTCAGATATATCATTCATTATGAAGTTCTTTCGAATCTGATCTCTCGTTGTGTTTATTCAGAGCATTTTTAAAGGTATATCGGtgtcaaaattagagatttgtTCAATGCTTAAATGTGTAAAATTTTGTGTTGaaattcggattgagagttcattataTTTTGAAGACAATTCACAGATTTCCTTCCTTTGCACTTATTGGAACTATcaaaaaaagggcagcaaatctgcctagagaaattgactattcaagtcgagcatTAAATCCGATATATCTGATTGTCTCATTATCTTTTTCCTCTATCATATTTGTGTTCTAAATTGTTATTCTTCCAATCAAACACCAAAGAGGAACCCATACACGATTTAGACCATTCTAAAGGCGAGACTTCCCACCTCggttgtttcctgtggcgtggcccactcgAGGTTTGGATCGTCTTGATTTTGGGCCCAGTCCAAACATATGGTAGCACATGTATTGGACACATCTCATTCACATGAGTTTGTCCATCTATGTGAGTGAATAGTCACACCCTCACACGATTGGCATGGCCATCCAGGGGTATTGGTTTCAGCTTGTAAGATCAATCACCACTTAAAGTAGGTCATGCAGCCTCGCACCTTGCAATAAAAAGACACTTCAATTGATGCAGCCACATGGCATACAAACAAAACTCATTCCTAGCGTATTACAGGTGATGCATGGCAGGGTGAAAACGGTTGCTGTCGGCTCCACTGTAATGTGTTGATGACATACACTCCAATCGTCATACATGACCATAGGTCTAAAATTTAATACATTAATGATTTACTGAGTCCCTCAAGTATGAGTAGTGGAAGTAATGCCTATCCCTCATCATTGGAGAACGCTTGTATCCATGgcatggattggatgacacatgGATAACATGATAGCTCGATAGCTCTTTTGTGAGAATAAGGACAAATGCCCACATCTCAAGTTTCTAATAGTTAGGAAGGACTTAATACTAATAGTCAAGTCATCTATCAAAACAATCATTTGGATTGCTTTTATTATAGAATTGCaatctttaaaaataacattAATTACTTGTTAAAATGTTTTTATCTAAAAGTTTTATTAAACATACTTATTTGAAATAtgaacttatctgaaataagagagagaatagTGTTGATGCTAAAATCTGGTTTACCCTTCATTGAGCTTTGGGCAGTCAAACCGAGCTCTATTGCCTGCACAAGagaaagacaaaggagacctttaTTCGATTGCAAATCTCTAGCTATGTAATATCCTATATTTAACACATAGGATCTTTCTTCTAGTTATGTAATACTCTCTCTAGCTATGTAATATCTTATATTTAGCACATAGGATCTTTCTTACAGCTATGTATATTacttatcaataggttgtaatCATACTATAAAGAGAGTGTTTTTCCTCCAATACTAAATGTACAGAAATTCCAAACATattatggtatcaaagccaagtttGATCAGGGCCGTTGATCCAAAATTTGCACGGTCAGGATCTCTTGATTGATCAGAGTATACACCGATCTTCAGTGTATAATCTTCCTCAATCCATCTCTACTCCCATTAACCCCATTAGCACGACGGTTCTCATCCTCTCCCGCAACTGGCTAAAGTAGGAGACCcttcaatgccaaagtcaggccaggaatctaggtctaagcaGTGTAGTGTAGTGGGGGCTAAGGGTAtgagatgttgcgtacctgttcATGTCGATATGTTCTCTATTTATACCTTTTTGATTGAAGTGAACGTGCCCGTCAATCTCGATACGATCTCTACCATTAGGTGAGAGTTACGCGTGTGCTGATGTTGGCCGTTACGTGGAGATTGTGCACCTAATGATGCTCTAGACATGCATTATTGAAGTTAATTCCTTAGCATAATCATCTGTTATGTTCTCATCTGAGCCGACCTTAAAATTTAAACCTCACTCACGACCGTCCAAGCTTAAGAGCGAGTTGATACTGGTCGGAGTCAGCAGGTCAGATGTGTAATGACTTCTTTCGGATTCTAGGTCGGTGTCAAAGCtttacaaaagaacttggaatcAGGTCTGTGCGGATGAACTACTATCAGTTCAAGGCTTTGCTCACTGACTTTTCAAAGTCGACCTCTATCAGGTTTGGCCCAAATTTTCCCATAACAAATAGAAACAAGTTTATTGAATTAGCTGATCTTATTGAAATACTTTTTATCGGATTAGAGTAGAGATGCAAAACTAGCCCTAGGGCTCAAAAAGCAATCCTCACTTACGATGAGTCCTGCCTGTAATGAATTTAATGATATACCGCAGTAGGGATTATTAATAGGTGTCTTTAAATTAATCCTGACAAAAGAGCAAGGCTAGATAATTTATCCTGTCTTTGCCCCAGCCCTGGCCAAACAATGGACCTAGATTTTTAAGCATATGTTCGTTTTCCTGAAAGTCCGGAGTGGATGTTTCTGTCCCCGCCGTTTACTGTatagtggcccacttgaattttggattcccCTCATGTTTGTTTGGTCTCCTGTCCGCGAGACGGATGGACAACACATAATGTTTTCAGGCAAGTCCCGTCGGACGAAATCCATGCCGGCCCACGTATTTGGTTTCTGCACACGTACGTTGAATATGCTCCATCGATATGATCTTCTAACACCTTTTTACATCCATCCCACCTCATGTGTAGATATCCACCAATGAACGGCACTGATCTCTCACAAGCGTGCCACTTGtcacgtgtggcaactcctatctGGCTCGCGTTGATGCGCAGCCGAAAATAGAATATTCGCTTACACAGTTTTCTTCTTCGTATCTCTGGTGTCTGGTCCACCTGCTTtccattcagagagagagagagaccgaagACAGAAAAAGGGGGAGATGTGAAAATCCCGCCTTCTCCGCCATTTCTCCCTCGGATCGATCAAACCCCAACGCTAGTTTTCACTGCAGCTGTATCAGATCCGAGCTCTCAATTTTCATGGAGGGAGTCTCGGGCGGCGCCAGCGACGCCTCTGCCAATCCTCTTGCGAAATGGAGAATCGAATTCTCCAGGGCGTTTCAGTACTACCTAGATCGATCGACGCCGCAACCTGTCGGCCGCTGGCTGGGAACGGCGGGCCTCGCGCTGATCTATGCCCTCCGTTGCTACTACCTCAAAGGCTTCTATATCGTGTCGTACGCTCTCGGCATCTACTTGCTGAATCTCTTGATCGGATTCCTGTCGCCGAAGGTCGATCCAGAGCTGGAAGTGATGGATGGGCCGTCGCTCCCCACCAAGGGCTCAGACGAATTCAAACCCTTCATTCGACGGCTCCCCGAGTTCAAGTTCTGGTAATCCCATTCCTAATCTCATATGTCGATGATCTTGCTCGTTTGATAATTAGGACCATGTCTTGTTCATCTCGAGTTAAAGCTATGTGCGAAAATAGTATGCCAGGAAAAATTGGTCATATTAAGGGTGTGACACTGTATATGGCGTGGCAGGAAAATTGGGGCTGTCAGGACATCAGGTTAACTACACACGTCTGTTGACTTCAGACTTTTAGTTAATTTAGTTGTGTCTGTTTCTTTCATgaatgggtcccacctgatgactggattggcctgattttcaagcTTCATATACATACACGAT contains:
- the LOC131237951 gene encoding protein RER1B-like isoform X2, with amino-acid sequence MEGVSGGASDASANPLAKWRIEFSRAFQYYLDRSTPQPVGRWLGTAGLALIYALRCYYLKGFYIVSYALGIYLLNLLIGFLSPKVDPELEVMDGPSLPTKGSDEFKPFIRRLPEFKFWYSTTKAFCIAFCMTFFSVFDVPVFWPILLCYWIVLFVLTMKRQILHMIKYKYVPFSIGKQRYGRKKSSAGSSSLSRD
- the LOC131237951 gene encoding protein RER1B-like isoform X1, producing MEGVSGGASDASANPLAKWRIEFSRAFQYYLDRSTPQPVGRWLGTAGLALIYALRCYYLKGFYIVSYALGIYLLNLLIGFLSPKVDPELEVMDGPSLPTKGSDEFKPFIRRLPEFKFWYSTTKAFCIAFCMTFFSVFDVPVFWPILLCYWIVLFVLTMKRQILHMIKYKYVPFSIGKQLYNQSRLELVRTPCDDDDWNC